In one Palaemon carinicauda isolate YSFRI2023 chromosome 25, ASM3689809v2, whole genome shotgun sequence genomic region, the following are encoded:
- the LOC137619087 gene encoding zinc finger protein OZF-like, producing MSSSDRERIKNSESIEFPIKSEMEDSFSHTAVKIENDDLVNSCGLFDNDSLFMDPDMEFKAEPEFEAEPEIEFKAKLEIFESNESDMKYCFDSDASLSEEDSQICKREVNKEEEKSVKTSVKEESDTYLVSSRKEDKGEGRGKGKECSQKEEQMENKCCEKPLCQESDSKTQIDVGTREKSFVGGNSEKQFSGVVNPNTQMLIHTEDRFRCRESDKTFSNEIDLKVHYETHSRIKSFKCSVCDEAFHLKGSLATHSRIHIGEKPFKCSVCDKTFRIKSYLATHSRIHIGEKPFKCSVCDKTFRIKSYLARHSRIHTGEKPFKCSVCDKAFNRKSCLARHFRIHTGEKPFKCSVCAKHFIEKVILQHIIDITPGRNYSSVMSVTKHLI from the coding sequence ATGTCATCCAGTGATAGGGAGAGGATTAAGAACTCTGAATCAATAGAATTTCCTATAAAAAGCGAAATGGAAGATTCCTTTTCACACACTGCAGTCAAGATAGAAAATGATGATTTGGTCAACAGTTGTGGACTCTTTGATAATGACTCTCTTTTCATGGATCCagacatggaattcaaagcagagccagaatttgaagcagagccagaaatagaattcaaagcaaAGCTAGAAATATTTGAGTCAAATGAAAGTGACATGAAATACTGTTTCGACTCTGATGCATCACTGAGTGAGGAGGATTCACAAATCTGCAAAAGGGAAGTCAATAAAGAGGAGGAGAAAAGTGTAAAGACAAGTGTAAAAGAGGAAAGTGACACATATTTGGTATCCAgtaggaaagaggacaaaggagagggaagaggaaaggggaAAGAATGTTCACAGAAAGAGGAGCAGATGGAAAACAAATGCTGTGAAAAACCTCTTTGTCAGGAAAGTGATTCCAAAACTCAAATTGATGTTGGTACGAGAGAGAAGTCGTTTGTGGGTGGAAATTCTGAAAAGCAAtttagtggagtagttaaccccaacACTCAAATGCTAATTCACACTGAAGACCGGTTCAGATGCAGAGAAAgtgacaaaacattttctaatgaaattgaTCTTAAAGTACATTATGAAACTCATAGTAGGATAAAGTCatttaagtgcagtgtctgtgatgaAGCATTTCATTTGAAAGGTAGTCTTGCAACACATTCTAGAATTCACAttggggagaaaccattcaagtgcagtgtctgtgacaaaacATTTCGTATAAAAAGTTATCTTGCAACACATTCTAGAATTCACAttggggagaaaccattcaagtgcagtgtctgtgacaaaacATTTCGTATAAAAAGTTATCTTGCAAGACATTCTAggattcacactggggagaaaccattcaagtgtagtgtctgtgacaaagcatttaatAGGAAAAGTTGTCTTGCAAGACattttagaattcacactggggagaaaccattcaagtgcagtgtctgtgcaAAGCATTTCATAGAAAAAGTTATCTTGCAACACATTATAGATATCACACCGGGGAGAAACtattcaagtgtaatgtctgtgacaaagcatttaatatga
- the LOC137619088 gene encoding zinc finger protein 83-like translates to MKGNFTTHFKIHTGEKPFKCNVCDKAYHTKGSLASHFRTHSVENPFKCDVCDKSFNNKYYLATHFNIHTGEKPFKCNICDKAFHTKPSLASHFRTHTGEKPFKCNACDKAYHTKGSLASHFRAHTGENPFKCDVCDKAFKNNYYLATHFTIHTGEKPFKCNVCDIAFNRKSHLASHIRVHTREKPFKCNVCDKAFSEKSSLTKHYRIHTGSFKCSVCDKGFSERSYLTKHYRIHTGSFKCSVCDKAFSRKSHLFRHHKIHNGF, encoded by the coding sequence atgaaaggtaattttacaaCACATTTTAAAATTCACAccggggagaaaccattcaagtgtaatgtctgtgacaaagcatatCATACGAAAGGTTCCCTTGCAAGTCATTTTAGAACTCACTCTGTGGAGAACCCATTCAAATGTGATGTCTGTGACAAATCATTTAACAATAAATATTATCTTGCAACACATTTTAatattcacactggggagaaaccattcaagtgtaatatctgtgacaaagcatttcataCGAAACCTTCCCTTGCAAGTCATTTTAGAactcacactggggagaaaccattcaagtgtaatgcCTGTGACAAAGCATATCATACGAAAGGTTCCCTTGCAAGTCATTTTAGAGCTCACACTGGGGAGAACCCATTTAAATgtgatgtctgtgacaaagcatttaagAATAATTATTATCTTGCAACACATTTTacaattcacactggggagaaaccattcaagtgtaatgtctgtgacatAGCATTTAATAGGAAAAGTCATCTTGCAAGTCATATTAGAGTTCACACcagggagaaaccattcaagtgtaatgtctgtgacaaagcattttctgagAAAAGTTCTCTCACAAaacattatagaattcacactggttcattcaagtgcagtgtctgtgacaaaggaTTTTCTGAGAGAAGTTATCTCACAAaacattatagaattcacactggttcatttaagtgcagtgtctgcgacaaagcattttctcggaaAAGTCATCTCTTTAGgcatcataaaattcataatgggTTTTGA